One Thauera sp. K11 DNA window includes the following coding sequences:
- a CDS encoding type II toxin-antitoxin system RelE/ParE family toxin: MQYEVLITEGAERDLEDIYDYVEQSDSPGKADYVLRRVTEVAEQLATFPERGPHPKELLALGIREYRQTFFKPYRLIYRVIGRQVLIYLIADGRRDMQSLLSRRLLGG; the protein is encoded by the coding sequence ATGCAGTACGAGGTCCTGATCACCGAGGGCGCCGAGCGCGACCTGGAGGACATCTACGACTACGTCGAGCAATCCGATTCGCCGGGGAAAGCGGATTACGTGTTGAGGCGCGTGACCGAAGTGGCCGAGCAGCTCGCCACCTTCCCGGAGCGCGGTCCGCATCCGAAGGAACTGCTGGCGCTGGGCATTCGCGAGTATCGTCAGACGTTTTTCAAGCCGTATCGGCTCATCTATCGCGTGATCGGCAGGCAGGTCCTCATCTATCTCATCGCGGATGGCCGGCGGGACATGCAGTCGCTGCTGTCACGCCGCCTGCTCGGCGGCTGA
- a CDS encoding nuclear transport factor 2 family protein has translation MSAETEALIQFFAAINRNDMQAITKDFDPQIVRIEPEGFPTAGTYRGITEVQEHVRKGRGTWAEGTCEPEKFLVNGDKVVVYLHAWVRLKDSTDWIGGRFADGFVFRNGKIAQYLSFGERAEALKWAGIEDTDA, from the coding sequence ATGAGCGCCGAAACTGAAGCACTCATACAATTCTTCGCGGCGATCAATCGCAATGACATGCAGGCCATCACCAAGGATTTCGATCCGCAGATCGTGCGCATCGAGCCCGAGGGCTTTCCAACTGCCGGCACCTATCGTGGTATCACGGAAGTGCAAGAGCACGTCAGGAAAGGACGTGGGACCTGGGCCGAAGGGACCTGCGAACCCGAGAAGTTCTTGGTGAATGGAGACAAGGTCGTCGTGTACCTCCATGCCTGGGTCCGCCTAAAGGATTCGACCGATTGGATCGGCGGACGATTCGCCGATGGTTTCGTGTTTCGCAACGGCAAGATCGCCCAATATCTCTCATTCGGGGAACGGGCGGAGGCCCTCAAGTGGGCGGGCATCGAAGACACTGACGCTTAA
- a CDS encoding tyrosine-type recombinase/integrase, translating into MAILRDLQPLTGKRQHVFVGRDPKKPMSDAAVNAALRRMGYDTRTEITGHGFRAMVRTILHEEFGVDHDVIEHQPAHRVPDALGETYSRTRFLKERRVMMQRRPPRLPASAASGEPPGARRQPLGFARQVRLLELAQAGHFLVIFVMELWRAQQPGTSFQRMIINER; encoded by the coding sequence GTGGCGATCCTGCGCGATCTGCAGCCACTCACTGGCAAGCGGCAGCATGTGTTCGTCGGCCGAGATCCGAAGAAGCCCATGTCTGATGCCGCTGTCAATGCCGCGCTGCGCCGGATGGGCTACGACACCAGAACTGAGATCACTGGCCACGGTTTCCGGGCGATGGTGCGCACCATCCTCCACGAAGAATTCGGCGTCGACCACGACGTGATCGAGCACCAACCTGCGCACCGTGTGCCGGATGCCCTCGGGGAAACCTACAGCCGCACCAGGTTCTTGAAGGAGCGCAGGGTGATGATGCAACGGCGGCCTCCGCGACTTCCTGCGTCCGCAGCATCGGGGGAGCCACCCGGTGCCCGCCGCCAGCCGCTCGGCTTCGCTCGCCAAGTCCGCCTTCTTGAGCTTGCCCAAGCGGGGCACTTCCTGGTGATCTTCGTCATGGAGCTCTGGCGTGCTCAGCAACCGGGCACGTCGTTCCAGCGGATGATCATCAACGAACGATGA
- a CDS encoding Arm DNA-binding domain-containing protein: MPLTDTQIKAIKPEAKARKYADERGLYLEVAPSGGKWWRLK; this comes from the coding sequence ATGCCCCTGACAGACACGCAAATCAAGGCAATCAAGCCTGAAGCCAAGGCGCGCAAGTACGCCGACGAAAGGGGGCTCTACCTGGAAGTTGCCCCCAGCGGTGGCAAGTGGTGGCGGCTCAAGTAG
- a CDS encoding L-threonylcarbamoyladenylate synthase: MMAGDPQQAAAGGQPRGVIEPATLVAIQRATGLLRAGELVGMPTETVYGLAADALNPEAVRRIFAAKGRPADHPVIVHLPGADHLPRWAASIPRDALALANAFWPGPLTLILKRAPGVPDEVTGGQDTVGVRVPAHSVALALLQVFGSGIAAPSANRFGRISPTTAAHVQEELGGQVAMILDGGACPLGIESTIVDFSRDVPEILRPGAVTADDIARIIGRRPRVRGEAAQGVPSHEVTASTADASGTPRVSGALAAHYAPRTPLRLIDPALLAAEAAGLAAAGSRVAVLAIAVDDPGDARLTWLGASAQPSEYAHDLYASLRALDALGADFILVETPPPAPAWTAVADRLGRAAAGSGEDDET; encoded by the coding sequence ATGATGGCCGGCGATCCACAGCAAGCCGCCGCCGGCGGGCAGCCGCGCGGCGTCATCGAGCCGGCCACGCTGGTGGCCATCCAGCGCGCCACCGGCCTTTTGCGCGCCGGTGAACTGGTGGGCATGCCCACCGAAACGGTATATGGCCTCGCCGCCGACGCGCTGAACCCCGAGGCGGTACGGCGGATCTTCGCCGCCAAGGGGCGCCCGGCGGACCATCCGGTGATCGTGCATCTGCCCGGCGCGGACCATCTCCCGCGCTGGGCGGCCAGCATCCCCAGGGATGCGCTCGCGCTGGCCAATGCCTTCTGGCCGGGTCCGCTGACCTTGATCCTGAAGCGCGCGCCCGGCGTGCCCGACGAAGTCACCGGCGGCCAGGATACCGTCGGCGTGCGCGTGCCCGCGCACTCGGTGGCGCTGGCGCTGCTGCAGGTCTTCGGCTCCGGCATCGCGGCGCCGAGCGCCAACCGCTTCGGCCGCATCAGCCCGACCACGGCGGCCCACGTGCAGGAAGAACTCGGCGGGCAGGTGGCCATGATCCTCGACGGCGGCGCCTGCCCGCTCGGCATCGAATCCACCATCGTCGATTTCTCGCGCGACGTGCCCGAGATCCTGCGCCCGGGCGCCGTCACCGCCGACGACATCGCCCGCATCATCGGACGGCGTCCCCGTGTGCGCGGCGAAGCGGCGCAGGGCGTTCCGTCGCACGAGGTCACGGCGAGCACCGCGGATGCATCCGGCACGCCGAGAGTCTCCGGCGCGCTCGCCGCCCATTACGCGCCGCGGACGCCGCTGCGCCTGATCGATCCTGCCCTGCTGGCGGCCGAAGCCGCCGGACTCGCCGCCGCCGGCAGCCGCGTCGCGGTGCTGGCAATCGCGGTGGACGATCCCGGCGATGCGCGGCTGACATGGCTCGGCGCCTCCGCGCAGCCGAGCGAATACGCCCACGACCTGTATGCCAGCCTGCGCGCGCTCGACGCGCTGGGCGCGGATTTCATCCTCGTCGAAACGCCGCCCCCGGCCCCCGCCTGGACCGCCGTCGCCGACCGCCTCGGCCGTGCCGCCGCGGGATCGGGAGAGGATGATGAAACCTGA
- a CDS encoding 5-(carboxyamino)imidazole ribonucleotide synthase codes for MILPPAALGMLGGGQLGRFFVSAAHEMGYRVWVLDPDPHSPAGLIADRHLVAAYDDYAALDTMGAGCAAVTTEFENVPAGTLDYLAKFMPVHPAASAVAVCQDRIAEKTFLADNGLPHGPCAMIRSEDDVRNANAGLFPAVLKVARFGYDGKGQARVADRDAAVAAFQHFKGEPCVLEKLLTLDYEVSVVLARGDAGEVRCFPTGENRHRNGILDITLAPARASACLRGDAQQVAERIAEKLGYVGTLGVEFFVCRGELFVNEMAPRPHNSGHHTIDACDASQYEQQVRALCGLPLAVPRQHSAAVMVNLLGELWYEDGKGHGAYREPDWSALHAVPGLRLHLYGKHHARPGRKMGHFTVTGDDADAVLRRALQARAAIGIRDE; via the coding sequence ATGATCCTTCCGCCTGCCGCCCTGGGCATGCTCGGCGGCGGCCAACTCGGCCGCTTTTTCGTTTCCGCCGCGCACGAGATGGGCTACAGGGTCTGGGTGCTCGACCCCGACCCGCACAGCCCCGCCGGCCTCATCGCCGACCGCCACCTGGTCGCCGCCTACGACGACTACGCCGCGCTCGACACCATGGGGGCCGGCTGTGCCGCGGTCACGACCGAATTCGAGAACGTCCCGGCCGGCACGCTGGACTATCTCGCCAAGTTCATGCCGGTGCATCCGGCGGCCAGCGCGGTGGCCGTGTGCCAGGACCGCATCGCCGAAAAGACCTTCCTCGCCGACAACGGCCTGCCGCACGGCCCCTGCGCCATGATCCGCAGCGAGGACGACGTCCGCAACGCCAACGCCGGCCTGTTCCCGGCGGTGCTCAAGGTGGCGCGCTTCGGCTACGACGGCAAGGGCCAGGCACGGGTCGCCGACCGCGACGCGGCGGTGGCCGCCTTCCAGCACTTCAAGGGCGAGCCCTGCGTGCTGGAGAAGCTGCTGACGCTGGACTACGAAGTGTCGGTCGTGCTCGCCCGCGGCGATGCCGGCGAGGTGCGCTGCTTTCCGACCGGCGAGAACCGGCACCGCAACGGCATCCTCGACATCACCCTCGCGCCGGCGCGGGCCTCGGCCTGCCTGCGGGGCGACGCCCAGCAGGTCGCCGAGCGCATCGCCGAAAAGCTCGGCTACGTCGGCACGCTGGGCGTGGAATTCTTCGTCTGCCGCGGCGAACTGTTCGTCAACGAGATGGCGCCGCGCCCGCACAACAGCGGCCACCACACCATCGACGCCTGCGATGCCAGCCAGTACGAGCAGCAGGTGAGGGCGCTGTGCGGCCTGCCGCTCGCCGTGCCGCGCCAGCATTCGGCTGCGGTGATGGTCAATCTGCTCGGCGAACTGTGGTACGAGGACGGCAAGGGCCACGGCGCCTACCGCGAGCCGGACTGGTCCGCCCTTCATGCCGTGCCCGGCCTGCGCCTGCACCTGTACGGCAAGCATCACGCCCGTCCGGGGCGCAAGATGGGCCACTTCACCGTCACCGGCGACGATGCCGACGCGGTGCTGCGGCGCGCGCTGCAGGCGCGCGCCGCCATCGGCATCCGGGACGAATGA
- the purE gene encoding 5-(carboxyamino)imidazole ribonucleotide mutase, whose protein sequence is MNANAPVVGIIMGSNSDWPTMKAAAKVLEEFGVPFEARVVSAHRTPDLMFEYAETARGRGLKAIIAGAGGAAHLPGMVAAKTTLPVLGVPVQSKALSGQDSLLSIVQMPKGIPVATFAIGEAGAANAGLFAVALLANEDASLAGRLADFRARQTRAVLDMTLD, encoded by the coding sequence ATGAACGCGAACGCTCCCGTGGTCGGCATCATCATGGGCTCGAACTCCGACTGGCCGACGATGAAGGCCGCCGCCAAGGTGCTCGAAGAGTTCGGCGTGCCGTTCGAGGCGAGGGTCGTCTCCGCCCACCGCACCCCCGACCTGATGTTCGAATACGCCGAAACCGCGCGCGGCCGCGGGCTCAAGGCGATCATCGCCGGCGCCGGCGGTGCCGCCCACCTGCCGGGCATGGTCGCGGCCAAGACCACGCTGCCGGTGCTGGGCGTACCGGTGCAGTCGAAGGCCCTGTCCGGCCAGGACTCGCTGCTGTCCATCGTGCAGATGCCCAAGGGCATCCCGGTCGCCACCTTCGCCATCGGCGAGGCGGGCGCGGCCAACGCCGGCCTGTTCGCGGTGGCGCTGCTCGCCAACGAGGACGCGTCGCTGGCCGGCAGGCTGGCCGACTTCCGTGCCCGCCAGACCCGGGCGGTGCTCGACATGACCCTCGATTGA
- the folD gene encoding bifunctional methylenetetrahydrofolate dehydrogenase/methenyltetrahydrofolate cyclohydrolase FolD, producing the protein MTARIIDGNALSARVRGEIADRAAALAARGVQPCLAVLLVGADPASAVYVRNKVAACEKAGIRSLRFDYPQDADPADVMARLGALNADPAVHGILVQLPLPPQFDETAVLEAIDIRKDVDGFHAENVGRLSQNREAFIPCTPHGVMKMLEAADVKVAGAEAVVIGRSNIVGKPMAMLLTNAGATVTVCHSRTRDLAFHTRRADILVAAVGKPRFVTGDMVKPGATVIDVGINRLQDGPEAGKLCGDVDFESAKAVAGAITPVPGGVGPMTITMLLENTVISAARAAGR; encoded by the coding sequence ATGACGGCTCGCATCATTGACGGCAATGCCCTTTCCGCACGCGTGCGCGGCGAGATCGCCGACCGCGCCGCCGCGCTCGCCGCGCGCGGCGTCCAGCCCTGTCTTGCGGTGCTGCTGGTCGGCGCCGATCCGGCCTCCGCCGTATACGTGCGCAACAAGGTCGCCGCCTGCGAAAAGGCCGGCATCCGCTCGCTGCGCTTCGACTACCCGCAGGATGCCGATCCCGCCGACGTCATGGCCAGGCTCGGCGCGCTCAATGCCGACCCCGCGGTGCACGGCATCCTCGTCCAGTTGCCGCTGCCGCCGCAGTTCGACGAGACCGCGGTGCTCGAAGCCATCGACATCCGCAAAGACGTCGACGGCTTCCATGCCGAAAACGTCGGGCGGCTGTCGCAGAACCGCGAAGCCTTCATCCCCTGCACCCCGCACGGCGTCATGAAGATGCTGGAAGCGGCCGACGTGAAGGTGGCCGGCGCCGAGGCGGTCGTCATCGGCCGCTCCAACATCGTCGGCAAGCCGATGGCGATGCTGCTGACCAATGCCGGCGCCACCGTCACCGTGTGCCACTCCAGGACCCGCGACCTTGCCTTCCACACCCGCCGCGCCGACATCCTGGTGGCGGCGGTCGGCAAGCCGCGCTTCGTCACCGGCGACATGGTCAAGCCCGGCGCCACCGTCATCGACGTCGGCATCAACCGCCTGCAGGACGGCCCGGAGGCCGGCAAGCTGTGCGGCGACGTGGATTTCGAATCGGCGAAGGCCGTGGCCGGCGCCATCACCCCGGTGCCGGGCGGCGTGGGTCCGATGACGATCACCATGCTGCTCGAGAACACCGTGATCTCGGCCGCGCGCGCGGCCGGCAGGTAA
- a CDS encoding indolepyruvate oxidoreductase subunit beta produces MTITNILVCGIGGQGVMTATEILAEAALSLGCDAKKTEVAGMSQRGGVVTSHLRFGPQVLSPQIMPGEADLLVGFEAAEALRWAHMLKPGGVALVNLGRIVPPVVTIGLYEYPEDPVGQMRALGIEVHAFDASAMALELGNIRLGNTVMLGAMADRLPFPAGVLLAAVLARFGARKPQLVDSNRRAFERGRQAVDTRQAVLAAN; encoded by the coding sequence ATGACCATCACCAACATCCTCGTATGCGGCATCGGTGGCCAGGGCGTGATGACCGCCACCGAGATCCTCGCCGAGGCGGCCCTGTCGCTCGGCTGCGACGCGAAGAAGACCGAGGTCGCAGGGATGAGCCAGCGCGGCGGGGTGGTGACCTCGCACCTGCGCTTCGGTCCGCAGGTCCTGTCGCCGCAGATCATGCCGGGCGAAGCCGACCTGCTGGTCGGCTTCGAGGCCGCCGAAGCCCTGCGCTGGGCGCACATGCTCAAACCCGGCGGCGTGGCGCTGGTGAACCTCGGGCGCATCGTGCCGCCGGTGGTCACCATCGGCCTGTACGAATACCCGGAAGACCCGGTCGGCCAGATGCGCGCGCTCGGCATCGAGGTCCATGCCTTCGACGCCAGCGCGATGGCGCTCGAACTGGGCAACATCCGCCTCGGCAACACGGTGATGCTGGGCGCGATGGCGGACCGCCTGCCGTTTCCGGCCGGCGTGCTGCTGGCGGCCGTGCTCGCGCGCTTTGGCGCCCGCAAGCCGCAACTGGTCGACAGCAACCGCCGGGCCTTCGAGCGCGGCCGGCAGGCGGTCGACACCCGGCAGGCGGTGCTGGCGGCGAACTGA